In a single window of the Centropristis striata isolate RG_2023a ecotype Rhode Island chromosome 18, C.striata_1.0, whole genome shotgun sequence genome:
- the LOC131991423 gene encoding uncharacterized protein LOC131991423 isoform X1, with protein sequence MWLLVLICTLTAVDGVPVHLTEETTGHATDNVTVTSMLDAPKPDTAAVGAVPLNDTQTMTAAAGNATVQSMLDAPKPDTAEGNATVTSMLDAPKPDTAEVGAVPLNDTQNMTPAAGNATVQSMLDAPKPDTAEVSAVPLNDTQNMTPAAGNTTVQSMLDAPKPDTAQVGAVPLNDTVRTPAAGNVTVQSMLDAPKPDPAEVSVVPLNDTVRTPAAGNATVQSMLDAPKPDTAEVSAIPLNDTQNMSAAAGNATVQSMLDAPKPDTAQVGAVPLNDTQNMTPAAGNATVQSMLDAPKPDTAEVSAVPLNDTQTRTPAAGNATVTSMLDAPKPDTAAVGAIPFNDTQNMSPAAGNATVQSMLDAPKPDTAEVSAVPLNDTQNMTPAAGNATVPSMLDAPKPDTAKVSAVPLNDTQNMSPAAGNATVQSMLDAPKPDPAEVSVVPLNDTVRTPAAGNATVQSMLDATKPDTAEVGAIPLNDTQTMTPAAGNATVQSMLDAPKPDTAEVGAIPLNDTQNMSPAAGNATVQSMLDAPKPDTAQVGAVPLNDTQNMSPAAGNATVQSMLDAPKPDTAEVGVVPLNDTHNVTSAAAGTAMLKPQTAEAETLEELQDDMIVQEGDILMPEDRNAVETLWADATVPYSIGYELADQEFNILSAFRMISDFTCIRFVPHTTELNYLQFVPRKGCASFVGCRGGAQKLYYSHTCSVGNLAHELIHALGLHHEHTRQDRDQFISVKWNNIIPKRKNNFKVQHGNTLNLPYDLDSITHYGPYFFSVDGSETMVSKYSGAHIGQRTHLSQLDIQRINRLYHCAERMRG encoded by the exons ATGTGGCTTCTGGTCCTCATCTGCACCCTGACAG CTGTTGATGGTGTCCCAGTACATCTGACTGAGGAGACTACTGGTCATGCAACAG ataatgtTACAGTCACTTCTATGCTTGATGCACCGAAGCCAGACACTGCAGCAG TTGGTGCCGTTCCTTTAAATGATACCCAGACCATGACTGCTGCAGCAG GTAATGCTACAGTCCAGTCTATGCTTGATGCACCAAAGCCAGACACTGCAGAAG GTAATGCTACAGTCACTTCTATGCTTGACGCACCGAAGCCAGACACTGCAGAAG TTGGTGCCGTTCCTTTAAATGACACCCAGAACATGACTCCTGCAGCAG GTAATGCTACAGTCCAGTCGATGCTTGATGCACCAAAGCCAGACACTGCAGAAG TTAGTGCCGTTCCTTTAAATGACACCCAGAACATGACTCCTGCAGCAG GTAATACTACAGTCCAGTCTATGCTTGATGCACCGAAGCCAGACACTGCACAAG TTGGTGCCGTTCCTTTAAATGACACTGTGAGGACTCCTGCAGCAG GTAATGTTACAGTCCAGTCTATGCTTGATGCACCGAAGCCAGACCCTGCAGAAG TTAGTGTCGTTCCTTTAAATGACACTGTGAGGACTCCTGCAGCAG GTAATGCTACAGTCCAGTCGATGCTTGATGCACCAAAGCCAGACACTGCAGAAG TTAGTGCCATTCCTTTAAATGACACCCAGAACATGAGTGCTGCAGCAG GTAATGCTACAGTCCAGTCTATGCTTGATGCACCGAAGCCAGACACTGCACAAG TTGGTGCCGTTCCTTTAAATGACACCCAGAACATGACTCCTGCAGCAG GTAATGCTACAGTCCAGTCTATGCTTGATGCACCAAAGCCAGACACTGCAGAAG TTAGTGCTGTTCCTTTAAATGACACCCAGACCAGGACTCCTGCAGCAG GTAACGCTACAGTCACTTCTATGCTTGATGCACCGAAGCCAGACACTGCAGCAG tTGGTGCCATTCCCTTTAATGACACCCAGAACATGAGTCCTGCAGCAG GTAATGCTACAGTCCAGTCTATGCTTGATGCACCGAAACCAGACACTGCAGAAG TTAGTGCCGTTCCTTTAAATGACACCCAGAACATGACTCCTGCAGCAG GTAATGCTACAGTCCCGTCGATGCTTGATGCACCAAAACCAGACACTGCAAAAG TTAGTGCCGTTCCTTTAAATGACACCCAGAACATGAGTCCTGCAGCAG GTAATGCTACAGTCCAGTCTATGCTTGATGCACCGAAGCCAGACCCTGCAGAAG TTAGTGTCGTTCCTTTAAATGACACTGTGAGGACTCCTGCAGCAG GTAATGCTACAGTCCAGTCAATGCTTGATGCAACGAAGCCAGACACTGCAGAAG TTGGTGCCATTCCCTTAAATGATACCCAGACCATGACTCCTGCAGCAG GTAATGCTACAGTCCAGTCTATGCTTGATGCACCAAAGCCAGACACTGCAGAAG TTGGTGCCATTCCTTTAAATGACACCCAGAACATGAGTCCTGCAGCAG GTAATGCTACAGTCCAGTCGATGCTTGATGCACCAAAGCCAGACACTGCACAAG TTGGTGCCGTTCCTTTAAATGATACCCAGAACATGAGTCCTGCAGCAG GTAATGCTACAGTCCAGTCTATGCTTGATGCACCGAAACCAGACACTGCAGAAG TTGGTGTCGTCCCTTTGAATGACACCCACAATGTGACGAGTGCTGCAGCAG GAACTGCAATGCTTAAGCCCCAGACAGCCGAGGCAGAAACACTAGAAG AGCTTCAAGATGACATGATTGTCCAAGAGGGAGACATTTTGATGCCG GAGGACAGGAACGCTGTGGAGACGCTGTGGGCCGACGCCACCGTCCCGTACTCCATCGGCTACGAGCtgg CGGATCAGGAGTTTAACATCCTCAGTGCCTTCAGGATGATCTCAGACTTCACCTGCATTCGCTTCGTACCGCACACCACAGAGCTCAACTACCTGCAGTTTGTCCCCAGAAAAGG CTGTGCGTCCTTTGTTGGTTGTCGAGGAGGAGCTCAGAAGTTGTACTACTCCCACACGTGTAGCGTTGGGAACCTTGCCCACGAGCTGATCCACGCTCTGGGGCTGCACCACGAACACACCCGGCAGGACAGAGACCAGTTCATCAGTGTGAAGTGGAACAACATCATACCAA agagaaaaaataacttcAAGGTGCAGCATGGAAACACTCTGAACCTGCCGTACGACCTCGACTCCATCACACACTACGGACC GTATTTCTTCAGTGTGGATGGCAGTGAGACGATGGTGTCTAAGTACAGCGGAGCTCACATCGGTCAGAGGACACACCTGAGCCAGCTGGACATCCAGAGAATCAACAGACTCTACCACTGTG CCGAGCGGATGAGAGGGTGA
- the LOC131991423 gene encoding uncharacterized protein LOC131991423 isoform X11 yields MWLLVLICTLTAVDGVPVHLTEETTGHATDNVTVTSMLDAPKPDTAAVGAVPLNDTQTMTAAAGNATVQSMLDAPKPDTAEGNATVTSMLDAPKPDTAEVGAVPLNDTQNMTPAAGNATVQSMLDAPKPDTAEVSAVPLNDTQNMTPAAGNVTVQSMLDAPKPDPAEVSVVPLNDTVRTPAAGNATVQSMLDAPKPDTAEVSAIPLNDTQNMSAAAGNATVQSMLDAPKPDTAQVGAVPLNDTQNMTPAAGNATVQSMLDAPKPDTAEVSAVPLNDTQTRTPAAGNATVTSMLDAPKPDTAAVGAIPFNDTQNMSPAAGNATVQSMLDAPKPDTAEVSAVPLNDTQNMTPAAGNATVPSMLDAPKPDTAKVSAVPLNDTQNMSPAAGNATVQSMLDAPKPDPAEVSVVPLNDTVRTPAAGNATVQSMLDATKPDTAEVGAIPLNDTQTMTPAAGNATVQSMLDAPKPDTAEVGAIPLNDTQNMSPAAGNATVQSMLDAPKPDTAQVGAVPLNDTQNMSPAAGNATVQSMLDAPKPDTAEVGVVPLNDTHNVTSAAAGTAMLKPQTAEAETLEELQDDMIVQEGDILMPEDRNAVETLWADATVPYSIGYELADQEFNILSAFRMISDFTCIRFVPHTTELNYLQFVPRKGCASFVGCRGGAQKLYYSHTCSVGNLAHELIHALGLHHEHTRQDRDQFISVKWNNIIPKRKNNFKVQHGNTLNLPYDLDSITHYGPYFFSVDGSETMVSKYSGAHIGQRTHLSQLDIQRINRLYHCAERMRG; encoded by the exons ATGTGGCTTCTGGTCCTCATCTGCACCCTGACAG CTGTTGATGGTGTCCCAGTACATCTGACTGAGGAGACTACTGGTCATGCAACAG ataatgtTACAGTCACTTCTATGCTTGATGCACCGAAGCCAGACACTGCAGCAG TTGGTGCCGTTCCTTTAAATGATACCCAGACCATGACTGCTGCAGCAG GTAATGCTACAGTCCAGTCTATGCTTGATGCACCAAAGCCAGACACTGCAGAAG GTAATGCTACAGTCACTTCTATGCTTGACGCACCGAAGCCAGACACTGCAGAAG TTGGTGCCGTTCCTTTAAATGACACCCAGAACATGACTCCTGCAGCAG GTAATGCTACAGTCCAGTCGATGCTTGATGCACCAAAGCCAGACACTGCAGAAG TTAGTGCCGTTCCTTTAAATGACACCCAGAACATGACTCCTGCAGCAG GTAATGTTACAGTCCAGTCTATGCTTGATGCACCGAAGCCAGACCCTGCAGAAG TTAGTGTCGTTCCTTTAAATGACACTGTGAGGACTCCTGCAGCAG GTAATGCTACAGTCCAGTCGATGCTTGATGCACCAAAGCCAGACACTGCAGAAG TTAGTGCCATTCCTTTAAATGACACCCAGAACATGAGTGCTGCAGCAG GTAATGCTACAGTCCAGTCTATGCTTGATGCACCGAAGCCAGACACTGCACAAG TTGGTGCCGTTCCTTTAAATGACACCCAGAACATGACTCCTGCAGCAG GTAATGCTACAGTCCAGTCTATGCTTGATGCACCAAAGCCAGACACTGCAGAAG TTAGTGCTGTTCCTTTAAATGACACCCAGACCAGGACTCCTGCAGCAG GTAACGCTACAGTCACTTCTATGCTTGATGCACCGAAGCCAGACACTGCAGCAG tTGGTGCCATTCCCTTTAATGACACCCAGAACATGAGTCCTGCAGCAG GTAATGCTACAGTCCAGTCTATGCTTGATGCACCGAAACCAGACACTGCAGAAG TTAGTGCCGTTCCTTTAAATGACACCCAGAACATGACTCCTGCAGCAG GTAATGCTACAGTCCCGTCGATGCTTGATGCACCAAAACCAGACACTGCAAAAG TTAGTGCCGTTCCTTTAAATGACACCCAGAACATGAGTCCTGCAGCAG GTAATGCTACAGTCCAGTCTATGCTTGATGCACCGAAGCCAGACCCTGCAGAAG TTAGTGTCGTTCCTTTAAATGACACTGTGAGGACTCCTGCAGCAG GTAATGCTACAGTCCAGTCAATGCTTGATGCAACGAAGCCAGACACTGCAGAAG TTGGTGCCATTCCCTTAAATGATACCCAGACCATGACTCCTGCAGCAG GTAATGCTACAGTCCAGTCTATGCTTGATGCACCAAAGCCAGACACTGCAGAAG TTGGTGCCATTCCTTTAAATGACACCCAGAACATGAGTCCTGCAGCAG GTAATGCTACAGTCCAGTCGATGCTTGATGCACCAAAGCCAGACACTGCACAAG TTGGTGCCGTTCCTTTAAATGATACCCAGAACATGAGTCCTGCAGCAG GTAATGCTACAGTCCAGTCTATGCTTGATGCACCGAAACCAGACACTGCAGAAG TTGGTGTCGTCCCTTTGAATGACACCCACAATGTGACGAGTGCTGCAGCAG GAACTGCAATGCTTAAGCCCCAGACAGCCGAGGCAGAAACACTAGAAG AGCTTCAAGATGACATGATTGTCCAAGAGGGAGACATTTTGATGCCG GAGGACAGGAACGCTGTGGAGACGCTGTGGGCCGACGCCACCGTCCCGTACTCCATCGGCTACGAGCtgg CGGATCAGGAGTTTAACATCCTCAGTGCCTTCAGGATGATCTCAGACTTCACCTGCATTCGCTTCGTACCGCACACCACAGAGCTCAACTACCTGCAGTTTGTCCCCAGAAAAGG CTGTGCGTCCTTTGTTGGTTGTCGAGGAGGAGCTCAGAAGTTGTACTACTCCCACACGTGTAGCGTTGGGAACCTTGCCCACGAGCTGATCCACGCTCTGGGGCTGCACCACGAACACACCCGGCAGGACAGAGACCAGTTCATCAGTGTGAAGTGGAACAACATCATACCAA agagaaaaaataacttcAAGGTGCAGCATGGAAACACTCTGAACCTGCCGTACGACCTCGACTCCATCACACACTACGGACC GTATTTCTTCAGTGTGGATGGCAGTGAGACGATGGTGTCTAAGTACAGCGGAGCTCACATCGGTCAGAGGACACACCTGAGCCAGCTGGACATCCAGAGAATCAACAGACTCTACCACTGTG CCGAGCGGATGAGAGGGTGA
- the LOC131991423 gene encoding helicase SRCAP-like isoform X10 encodes MWLLVLICTLTAVDGVPVHLTEETTGHATDNVTVTSMLDAPKPDTAAVGAVPLNDTQTMTAAAGNATVQSMLDAPKPDTAEGNATVTSMLDAPKPDTAEVGAVPLNDTQNMTPAAGNATVQSMLDAPKPDTAEVSAVPLNDTQNMTPAAGNTTVQSMLDAPKPDTAQVGAVPLNDTVRTPAAGNVTVQSMLDAPKPDPAEVSVVPLNDTVRTPAAGNATVQSMLDAPKPDTAEVSAIPLNDTQNMSAAAGNATVQSMLDAPKPDTAQVGAVPLNDTQNMTPAAGNATVQSMLDAPKPDTAEVSAVPLNDTQTRTPAAVGAIPFNDTQNMSPAAGNATVQSMLDAPKPDTAEVSAVPLNDTQNMTPAAGNATVPSMLDAPKPDTAKVSAVPLNDTQNMSPAAGNATVQSMLDAPKPDPAEVSVVPLNDTVRTPAAGNATVQSMLDATKPDTAEVGAIPLNDTQTMTPAAGNATVQSMLDAPKPDTAEVGAIPLNDTQNMSPAAGNATVQSMLDAPKPDTAQVGAVPLNDTQNMSPAAGNATVQSMLDAPKPDTAEVGVVPLNDTHNVTSAAAGTAMLKPQTAEAETLEELQDDMIVQEGDILMPEDRNAVETLWADATVPYSIGYELADQEFNILSAFRMISDFTCIRFVPHTTELNYLQFVPRKGCASFVGCRGGAQKLYYSHTCSVGNLAHELIHALGLHHEHTRQDRDQFISVKWNNIIPKRKNNFKVQHGNTLNLPYDLDSITHYGPYFFSVDGSETMVSKYSGAHIGQRTHLSQLDIQRINRLYHCAERMRG; translated from the exons ATGTGGCTTCTGGTCCTCATCTGCACCCTGACAG CTGTTGATGGTGTCCCAGTACATCTGACTGAGGAGACTACTGGTCATGCAACAG ataatgtTACAGTCACTTCTATGCTTGATGCACCGAAGCCAGACACTGCAGCAG TTGGTGCCGTTCCTTTAAATGATACCCAGACCATGACTGCTGCAGCAG GTAATGCTACAGTCCAGTCTATGCTTGATGCACCAAAGCCAGACACTGCAGAAG GTAATGCTACAGTCACTTCTATGCTTGACGCACCGAAGCCAGACACTGCAGAAG TTGGTGCCGTTCCTTTAAATGACACCCAGAACATGACTCCTGCAGCAG GTAATGCTACAGTCCAGTCGATGCTTGATGCACCAAAGCCAGACACTGCAGAAG TTAGTGCCGTTCCTTTAAATGACACCCAGAACATGACTCCTGCAGCAG GTAATACTACAGTCCAGTCTATGCTTGATGCACCGAAGCCAGACACTGCACAAG TTGGTGCCGTTCCTTTAAATGACACTGTGAGGACTCCTGCAGCAG GTAATGTTACAGTCCAGTCTATGCTTGATGCACCGAAGCCAGACCCTGCAGAAG TTAGTGTCGTTCCTTTAAATGACACTGTGAGGACTCCTGCAGCAG GTAATGCTACAGTCCAGTCGATGCTTGATGCACCAAAGCCAGACACTGCAGAAG TTAGTGCCATTCCTTTAAATGACACCCAGAACATGAGTGCTGCAGCAG GTAATGCTACAGTCCAGTCTATGCTTGATGCACCGAAGCCAGACACTGCACAAG TTGGTGCCGTTCCTTTAAATGACACCCAGAACATGACTCCTGCAGCAG GTAATGCTACAGTCCAGTCTATGCTTGATGCACCAAAGCCAGACACTGCAGAAG TTAGTGCTGTTCCTTTAAATGACACCCAGACCAGGACTCCTGCAGCAG tTGGTGCCATTCCCTTTAATGACACCCAGAACATGAGTCCTGCAGCAG GTAATGCTACAGTCCAGTCTATGCTTGATGCACCGAAACCAGACACTGCAGAAG TTAGTGCCGTTCCTTTAAATGACACCCAGAACATGACTCCTGCAGCAG GTAATGCTACAGTCCCGTCGATGCTTGATGCACCAAAACCAGACACTGCAAAAG TTAGTGCCGTTCCTTTAAATGACACCCAGAACATGAGTCCTGCAGCAG GTAATGCTACAGTCCAGTCTATGCTTGATGCACCGAAGCCAGACCCTGCAGAAG TTAGTGTCGTTCCTTTAAATGACACTGTGAGGACTCCTGCAGCAG GTAATGCTACAGTCCAGTCAATGCTTGATGCAACGAAGCCAGACACTGCAGAAG TTGGTGCCATTCCCTTAAATGATACCCAGACCATGACTCCTGCAGCAG GTAATGCTACAGTCCAGTCTATGCTTGATGCACCAAAGCCAGACACTGCAGAAG TTGGTGCCATTCCTTTAAATGACACCCAGAACATGAGTCCTGCAGCAG GTAATGCTACAGTCCAGTCGATGCTTGATGCACCAAAGCCAGACACTGCACAAG TTGGTGCCGTTCCTTTAAATGATACCCAGAACATGAGTCCTGCAGCAG GTAATGCTACAGTCCAGTCTATGCTTGATGCACCGAAACCAGACACTGCAGAAG TTGGTGTCGTCCCTTTGAATGACACCCACAATGTGACGAGTGCTGCAGCAG GAACTGCAATGCTTAAGCCCCAGACAGCCGAGGCAGAAACACTAGAAG AGCTTCAAGATGACATGATTGTCCAAGAGGGAGACATTTTGATGCCG GAGGACAGGAACGCTGTGGAGACGCTGTGGGCCGACGCCACCGTCCCGTACTCCATCGGCTACGAGCtgg CGGATCAGGAGTTTAACATCCTCAGTGCCTTCAGGATGATCTCAGACTTCACCTGCATTCGCTTCGTACCGCACACCACAGAGCTCAACTACCTGCAGTTTGTCCCCAGAAAAGG CTGTGCGTCCTTTGTTGGTTGTCGAGGAGGAGCTCAGAAGTTGTACTACTCCCACACGTGTAGCGTTGGGAACCTTGCCCACGAGCTGATCCACGCTCTGGGGCTGCACCACGAACACACCCGGCAGGACAGAGACCAGTTCATCAGTGTGAAGTGGAACAACATCATACCAA agagaaaaaataacttcAAGGTGCAGCATGGAAACACTCTGAACCTGCCGTACGACCTCGACTCCATCACACACTACGGACC GTATTTCTTCAGTGTGGATGGCAGTGAGACGATGGTGTCTAAGTACAGCGGAGCTCACATCGGTCAGAGGACACACCTGAGCCAGCTGGACATCCAGAGAATCAACAGACTCTACCACTGTG CCGAGCGGATGAGAGGGTGA
- the LOC131991423 gene encoding helicase SRCAP-like isoform X9 codes for MWLLVLICTLTAVDGVPVHLTEETTGHATDNVTVTSMLDAPKPDTAAVGAVPLNDTQTMTAAAGNATVQSMLDAPKPDTAEGNATVTSMLDAPKPDTAEVGAVPLNDTQNMTPAAGNATVQSMLDAPKPDTAEVSAVPLNDTQNMTPAAGNTTVQSMLDAPKPDTAQVGAVPLNDTVRTPAAGNVTVQSMLDAPKPDPAEVSVVPLNDTVRTPAAGNATVQSMLDAPKPDTAEVSAIPLNDTQNMSAAAGNATVQSMLDAPKPDTAQVGAVPLNDTQNMTPAAGNATVQSMLDAPKPDTAEVSAVPLNDTQTRTPAAVGAIPFNDTQNMSPAAGNATVQSMLDAPKPDPAEVSAVPLNDTQNMTPAAGNATVPSMLDAPKPDTAKVSAVPLNDTQNMSPAAGNATVQSMLDAPKPDPAEVSVVPLNDTVRTPAAGNATVQSMLDATKPDTAEVGAIPLNDTQTMTPAAGNATVQSMLDAPKPDTAEVGAIPLNDTQNMSPAAGNATVQSMLDAPKPDTAQVGAVPLNDTQNMSPAAGNATVQSMLDAPKPDTAEVGVVPLNDTHNVTSAAAGTAMLKPQTAEAETLEELQDDMIVQEGDILMPEDRNAVETLWADATVPYSIGYELADQEFNILSAFRMISDFTCIRFVPHTTELNYLQFVPRKGCASFVGCRGGAQKLYYSHTCSVGNLAHELIHALGLHHEHTRQDRDQFISVKWNNIIPKRKNNFKVQHGNTLNLPYDLDSITHYGPYFFSVDGSETMVSKYSGAHIGQRTHLSQLDIQRINRLYHCAERMRG; via the exons ATGTGGCTTCTGGTCCTCATCTGCACCCTGACAG CTGTTGATGGTGTCCCAGTACATCTGACTGAGGAGACTACTGGTCATGCAACAG ataatgtTACAGTCACTTCTATGCTTGATGCACCGAAGCCAGACACTGCAGCAG TTGGTGCCGTTCCTTTAAATGATACCCAGACCATGACTGCTGCAGCAG GTAATGCTACAGTCCAGTCTATGCTTGATGCACCAAAGCCAGACACTGCAGAAG GTAATGCTACAGTCACTTCTATGCTTGACGCACCGAAGCCAGACACTGCAGAAG TTGGTGCCGTTCCTTTAAATGACACCCAGAACATGACTCCTGCAGCAG GTAATGCTACAGTCCAGTCGATGCTTGATGCACCAAAGCCAGACACTGCAGAAG TTAGTGCCGTTCCTTTAAATGACACCCAGAACATGACTCCTGCAGCAG GTAATACTACAGTCCAGTCTATGCTTGATGCACCGAAGCCAGACACTGCACAAG TTGGTGCCGTTCCTTTAAATGACACTGTGAGGACTCCTGCAGCAG GTAATGTTACAGTCCAGTCTATGCTTGATGCACCGAAGCCAGACCCTGCAGAAG TTAGTGTCGTTCCTTTAAATGACACTGTGAGGACTCCTGCAGCAG GTAATGCTACAGTCCAGTCGATGCTTGATGCACCAAAGCCAGACACTGCAGAAG TTAGTGCCATTCCTTTAAATGACACCCAGAACATGAGTGCTGCAGCAG GTAATGCTACAGTCCAGTCTATGCTTGATGCACCGAAGCCAGACACTGCACAAG TTGGTGCCGTTCCTTTAAATGACACCCAGAACATGACTCCTGCAGCAG GTAATGCTACAGTCCAGTCTATGCTTGATGCACCAAAGCCAGACACTGCAGAAG TTAGTGCTGTTCCTTTAAATGACACCCAGACCAGGACTCCTGCAGCAG tTGGTGCCATTCCCTTTAATGACACCCAGAACATGAGTCCTGCAGCAG GTAACGCTACAGTCCAGTCTATGCTTGATGCACCGAAGCCAGACCCTGCAGAAG TTAGTGCCGTTCCTTTAAATGACACCCAGAACATGACTCCTGCAGCAG GTAATGCTACAGTCCCGTCGATGCTTGATGCACCAAAACCAGACACTGCAAAAG TTAGTGCCGTTCCTTTAAATGACACCCAGAACATGAGTCCTGCAGCAG GTAATGCTACAGTCCAGTCTATGCTTGATGCACCGAAGCCAGACCCTGCAGAAG TTAGTGTCGTTCCTTTAAATGACACTGTGAGGACTCCTGCAGCAG GTAATGCTACAGTCCAGTCAATGCTTGATGCAACGAAGCCAGACACTGCAGAAG TTGGTGCCATTCCCTTAAATGATACCCAGACCATGACTCCTGCAGCAG GTAATGCTACAGTCCAGTCTATGCTTGATGCACCAAAGCCAGACACTGCAGAAG TTGGTGCCATTCCTTTAAATGACACCCAGAACATGAGTCCTGCAGCAG GTAATGCTACAGTCCAGTCGATGCTTGATGCACCAAAGCCAGACACTGCACAAG TTGGTGCCGTTCCTTTAAATGATACCCAGAACATGAGTCCTGCAGCAG GTAATGCTACAGTCCAGTCTATGCTTGATGCACCGAAACCAGACACTGCAGAAG TTGGTGTCGTCCCTTTGAATGACACCCACAATGTGACGAGTGCTGCAGCAG GAACTGCAATGCTTAAGCCCCAGACAGCCGAGGCAGAAACACTAGAAG AGCTTCAAGATGACATGATTGTCCAAGAGGGAGACATTTTGATGCCG GAGGACAGGAACGCTGTGGAGACGCTGTGGGCCGACGCCACCGTCCCGTACTCCATCGGCTACGAGCtgg CGGATCAGGAGTTTAACATCCTCAGTGCCTTCAGGATGATCTCAGACTTCACCTGCATTCGCTTCGTACCGCACACCACAGAGCTCAACTACCTGCAGTTTGTCCCCAGAAAAGG CTGTGCGTCCTTTGTTGGTTGTCGAGGAGGAGCTCAGAAGTTGTACTACTCCCACACGTGTAGCGTTGGGAACCTTGCCCACGAGCTGATCCACGCTCTGGGGCTGCACCACGAACACACCCGGCAGGACAGAGACCAGTTCATCAGTGTGAAGTGGAACAACATCATACCAA agagaaaaaataacttcAAGGTGCAGCATGGAAACACTCTGAACCTGCCGTACGACCTCGACTCCATCACACACTACGGACC GTATTTCTTCAGTGTGGATGGCAGTGAGACGATGGTGTCTAAGTACAGCGGAGCTCACATCGGTCAGAGGACACACCTGAGCCAGCTGGACATCCAGAGAATCAACAGACTCTACCACTGTG CCGAGCGGATGAGAGGGTGA